In Sander vitreus isolate 19-12246 chromosome 4, sanVit1, whole genome shotgun sequence, the genomic stretch TACATTTACATAATCAGATTACTGATCCATTTCTGTGGGGTTAGTGTTAAAACACCTGTCCCACTTGTGAGTTCTGTGTCTTTGATCAATAAAAGCTGTACTACAGTAACACTCCACGTAACAAAGCAGATTATGTCTGAAGCTGTTGGTATTTATTTCAAGTATCCCATTCACCGGTTCAAAGGTGGCCGTGGTTACAACCTCTGggtttttccatttcctgccTTCCTGCCTTTGGTGTTGTGTTGAGTGTTCTTCCacctgctgtgtgttttaaGCTTTCCTGTGGCTTTGGGACTCTGATCACAATGGAGCTGTGAAGCCTGCGTCAGGATGTCCTAGACAGCTTTTAGTTGTTGTTGAAAACCAACAGGATGTTGAcaccgattttttttttccagtctttTAAGTGCTCATAGTTAcatcacaacatttttttttttttttcagctaacTTACTTTTCACTTTGACAAGTGACATAGTGTCATATTTTTTGTGTTCAGAAACTTTTTAATCTTACATTACTTATTATAAAGGGGGAACATAGACAAAGCATTTATCAAATGGGGAGAATCTAAGATTAACCCCATTTGTGGAGAATACTGTGGATGAGGAAGAATGTGAGAGCAGAAAATTATGCATTTTATATACCTGGGTCCAGTTCTTGATATCTTGCTTTTTGCTTTTGCCTCTCCAACACTAATTTTATGTCATAGAGATGCAAGATTGTAATCTGATGCTAACAATTTAACAGTGGGTCAAAGGTGCACAATTACATTTATTCACAGTTGTAATCCTttgcaattaaaacattttacagtatattgGTGTAAATCCGTCAAGTATTTACTTTCCGAATCTgcctttttgtttgattttagtcagctaaaaaaaatagtaaattaTTATCAATGaaaaagtttgtgttttgtgtatggTGTTTTGAAAGATTTCCCCATTtttctgaaaaatgaaaattattttatattaaatttttttgggACAGAATATTTAATAATTGACAAAATTAcaatcaataattattttcataatgagaTTACCAATGAATTAACATTCTTGTCATACAGTGGAACACTCACTTCTCTTTGATTCCACTGatacatgcttttcatttaagTGCTTAGTGACCTGTTTCTCTCCTCTGGGTTTGAATCTATTACACTGCCTCAATCCCCTCTTCAGTATCTCCATCCTCTAATCCTGACTGGCACAGCAATCGTCACAATATACATTGCTTTATCTTAAAGACATTATACTGTACTATCCCTGTTTCACCCATACTCCACCCTGTCCCAAAGGGAAGAGATGTATTCTTGTTTCCCTGGTGCTGTTGCCAGGCAGTTTGCATTCAGATGAATTAGTCAGCTCTCTTGTTTGAAAGCCTCTTAAGTGCTGTCTTCTTAAGCTGGTGTTGACCATAAAGCTGTGTGGTGGAGAAGGCCATGGTACTGTGGTGCTGCCGAATGGCTCTGCACTGGATGGGGTGCCACCTTTGGTAAATAGATCTAAGTATTGGGATCTCTGTTGCTATAGGATAGCACACAGGCTTGTTAAAGACGTGCTGGCCACCTAATCCTGTTAATAAACAATGGTGAGGGATTAAACCTGTGCACAGTATTTGCATGTGAACAGAATTATTGAGTGAGTGAGACACatatttcatgtaaatgagATAAAAGGTATATAAAAAGGCATGGTTTAATCCAAGTCATCATTAACCAGACTAAGAGTGAGGCCCCAAATATCAAGGTGTTTGTCACAGTGGTGCTTTAAACTAAATGCTAATCTCAcctgacaatgctaacatgttcagCAGGTATGGTTACGATGTTCACCATCCTAGtttagcatattagcatgcCAACATTAGCGAATTAGCACTAAACGctaaaaagttaaataattgCCAAAGCTTTTACAATTGAggtaaatgtgaatatctgTAGCAAATTGAATGACATCCATCAAGTGGTTGTTCGGGAATtttactcaaaaccacaaaatgtAGCATTAGAGGACAAGTCAGGAGGCTTCATCGTCGTAGAGAGTAAAAGCACCAAACcacaaatgtatgtttaaatCCAAGTCAGAATTTCATCAgatcaaaatgtttaaaaatgatcTCTACATGCATATGCATACCATAGCCACTATGATGGCAGGTGTGGTTAGCTATCCAACCCACCCAGGGTGATAAACATCTCAAAACAATTAACAATTCAAGTACACAATTAAAACCCTCTCAAAACACATCAATCCCAAAGCGTGGGAGTGCATAGACAACAATAGTATACCAAAACTTATCCCAAATATATCAAAACAGTTGTAAGTTAAATGACAGGAAACAGCCATGGATGTCTTAACAatatgtcatggcaatccattcaatagttgttgagatatttcagtctggaccaaagtggtggactgactgactgacatacATTGCCATCCATACATAAAATATTATATGCTGTAATGCCCATGTATTTAGACAGTAAGAGCTTTAAAATGTAGCACTGGCATCGAGTAGAGGCTGTCTATTTATTGCCAGAATTAATGCTTTATCTTCCAATTCATTGGAGTAAGTGTTACTGCCATATGGGCAAGCAGATGCCAATTGTACCTCACTGGAGCTCACATTCGCTGGACCAAGCGATGAAGCTAGATCAGTTTCACACACAACCCTCTCCTGTAGTCTTAGAGTTAAAGAATACTCCTCAAAGTTTACAATTTTCCGTTTGTACCTAATCATCCCAGAAAAAAATCTTAGGTCtgctgaaaacttttttttcttcatgtttgCCCTAAATTCAGAATGCTGAATACGTTGCATTAAAAATTAAGAAGCAaatctttttttgctttctttgagTCATGGCACATACTAATATCTCATAGTGTTTAATGATGTTCGGAGAAACTAATGATCGAGTCCTTATGGGCCTGTTGGATAGATGAAAGCCCTCAATGGAATTTGATCTGTTTCCAAGTACTTCAGAGCAGTGTTTTGTGCAGGCATTGTAATGAGCTGAACTTGcattttctcaaaactgttgatgTTGCACATAACTCTGTTTCACAAGGATAGTGGGGGAGCAGTTGTTGTTCTAACTCAGTCTGTTGTCTTAAGTCACTGCTTCATTTTCAAGAACATGGAAGATTATGTGATAATCCAGTAATTGTTACAAAACGACTAGTCTGCAGTCATGCTAGTTGCTCTGTGcctgagatatttcactcaaaaccacaaatgtcaacctcaagCTCACAAGAGAAAAAGTAGTGGGATCCCCAAAGTCATGAGGATTTATCCtctcatgaatgtctgtacaaaatgtggtgtcaatccatccaatagttggtAATTATGCATTGTATACCCTTTTAAACATGGGGTTGAAACTGTTGTCTGTATAATGACatctatgttttgtttttcttttccagatTACTCTGGGGCTCCAAGATCTTGATGTAAAATTCTACCCTCTGCTTCAACTCCTGACCATTTCACTGGACTGGAAGACCTACAGTAATCAGCGGAAAGTCTGGTTGATGACTGTAACACACTCTCTCCCCAAATCATCTGACCCTCCTCCTGTCCTACACCAGCATGGCTAGACGGAGGTTAGACGGCTTACCTCTAGGCCAGGTATATGCTGGCCTGATGCTGGTATCGATAGGACTATCCTTCGTCCAGAGCAATGAGTGCCCTCAGCTGTGTGTATGCGAGATCCGGCCATGGTTTACCCCTCAGTCCACCTACAGAGAAGCCATCACTGTGGACTGCAATGACCTTCGCTTAACACACATCCCAGGAAACCTCTCCAGTGACACTCAGGTTCTCCTCCTACAGAGCAACTACATTGCCAAGACCGATGACGAGCTGGAGCAGCTCTTCAACCTGACTGAGCTAGACTTGTCCCAGAACAACTTCAGTAGCATTCGAGATGTTGGCCTTACCAATATGTCCCAGCTCACCACACTTCATCTGGAGGAGAATCAGATCATGGAAATGCCAGATTACTGTCTGCAGGACCTCAGCAACCTGCAGGAGCTCTACATCAACCACAATCAGCTCAACACCATCTCTGCCAATGCCTTCTTTGGTCTCCATGACCTGCTCAGGCTTCACCTAAACTCCAACAAGCTCAAGACCATCAACAGCCAGTGGTTTGAATCTACGCCCAACCTAGAGATCCTCATGATTGGGGAGAACCCCATTGTTGGAATAATGGACTTTAATTTCAAGCCACTGGGCAACCTTAGAAGCCTGGTTTTGGCTGGGATGGATTTGACAGACATCCCTGGAAATGCCTTTGTGGGACTTGACAATCTTGAGAGCCTCTCTTTCTATGACAATAAGCTGGTCCGAGTTCCTCAGAAAGCCTTTCAGAAACTGCCTAACCTAAAGTTCTTGGATTTGAACAAAAATCCGGTGCACAAGATTCAGACAGGAGATTTCAAGAACATGCTGAGACTGAAGGAGCTGGGTATAAACAACATGGGAGAGCTGGTTTCTATTGACCAGTATGCTCTGGACAATCTTCCTGAGCTCACAAAGCTGGAGGCTACAAACAACCCCAAGTTCTCTTACATCAACCGTCAGGCCTTTCGTGATGTCCCAGCCTTGGAGAGTCTAATGCTGAACAACAACGCCCTGAATGCCCTGTATCAGTCCACGGTGGACTCTCTGCCCAACTTGCGTGAGATCAGCATCCACAGCAATCCTCTGCGTTGTGACTGTGTCATACAGTGGATGAGCTCCAACAAAACCAGTGTCCGTTTCATGGAACCTCCATCCATGTTTTGTGCCATGCCAACAGAAGTAAGGGGTTTGCATGTGCGGGAGGTGCTGCAGAATAATTTAGCAAACCAGTGCCTGCCCCTGATTTCCCATGATACTTTCCCAAGCCACCTCAACCTTGACATTGGCATGACCTTGGACTTGGACTGCAGAGCCATGTCCCAGCCTG encodes the following:
- the lrrn1 gene encoding leucine-rich repeat neuronal protein 1 gives rise to the protein MARRRLDGLPLGQVYAGLMLVSIGLSFVQSNECPQLCVCEIRPWFTPQSTYREAITVDCNDLRLTHIPGNLSSDTQVLLLQSNYIAKTDDELEQLFNLTELDLSQNNFSSIRDVGLTNMSQLTTLHLEENQIMEMPDYCLQDLSNLQELYINHNQLNTISANAFFGLHDLLRLHLNSNKLKTINSQWFESTPNLEILMIGENPIVGIMDFNFKPLGNLRSLVLAGMDLTDIPGNAFVGLDNLESLSFYDNKLVRVPQKAFQKLPNLKFLDLNKNPVHKIQTGDFKNMLRLKELGINNMGELVSIDQYALDNLPELTKLEATNNPKFSYINRQAFRDVPALESLMLNNNALNALYQSTVDSLPNLREISIHSNPLRCDCVIQWMSSNKTSVRFMEPPSMFCAMPTEVRGLHVREVLQNNLANQCLPLISHDTFPSHLNLDIGMTLDLDCRAMSQPEPEIYWVTPMGNKVMMDTLSDKYSLSSEGTLRISHIQVEDSGRYTCVAQNSEGADTRVTAIRVNGTLLDSTQLMKIYVKQTESHSILVSWKINSNVMTSNLKWSSATMKIDNPHITYTARVPVDVHEYNLTHLQPATEYEVCLSVSNIHQQTQKSCVNVTTKQAAFTVEISDQGTNTALAAVMGTMFAIISLASLGVYIAKRWKRKNYHHSLKKYMQKTSSIPLNELYPPLINLWEADSEKEKEGSSETKPSQVDTTRSYYMW